From one Rhizobium rosettiformans genomic stretch:
- the kduD gene encoding 2-dehydro-3-deoxy-D-gluconate 5-dehydrogenase KduD: MKPSFDLSGRTAIVTGANTGIGQAIAVALAAAGAAVLGVGRSGMSETETMIGSAGGRFASFSADLSTIDPVDDIVEAAVSAFGSVDILVNNAGIIRRADAIDFTEADWDAVMDVNLKTAFFLSQAAAKRMIPNARGKIINIASMLSFQGGIRIPSYTASKSGLAGLTRLLACEWAAKGINVNAIAPGYFVTNNTTALREDPKRSGDILGRIPAGRWGNPEELGGAAVFLASDASAYVHGTILPVDGGWLAR, from the coding sequence ATGAAACCATCCTTCGACCTTTCGGGCCGCACAGCCATCGTCACCGGTGCAAACACAGGCATCGGCCAGGCTATTGCCGTGGCACTGGCCGCTGCTGGTGCCGCTGTTCTCGGCGTCGGCCGATCGGGCATGAGCGAAACCGAGACCATGATTGGCTCTGCGGGTGGTCGTTTCGCCTCCTTTTCTGCCGACCTTTCGACCATCGATCCGGTCGACGACATCGTCGAAGCGGCGGTATCCGCTTTTGGCTCGGTCGACATTCTCGTCAACAATGCGGGCATCATCCGGCGTGCCGATGCCATCGACTTTACCGAGGCCGACTGGGATGCCGTCATGGACGTCAACCTGAAGACGGCTTTCTTCCTTTCTCAAGCTGCTGCCAAGCGCATGATCCCCAATGCCCGCGGCAAGATCATCAACATCGCGTCCATGCTCTCCTTCCAGGGGGGCATCCGCATCCCCTCCTACACGGCGTCCAAGAGCGGCCTCGCGGGGCTTACCCGCCTTTTGGCCTGTGAATGGGCCGCCAAGGGCATCAATGTGAACGCGATTGCGCCGGGTTACTTTGTCACCAACAACACGACCGCCTTGCGGGAGGATCCCAAGCGATCCGGCGATATTCTCGGGCGAATCCCGGCAGGCCGCTGGGGCAATCCGGAGGAGCTCGGTGGCGCCGCAGTCTTCCTGGCCTCAGATGCCTCGGCTTATGTGCATGGCACGATCCTGCCCGTCGACGGCGGTTGGCTGGCGCGCTAG
- a CDS encoding sugar kinase produces MGRIVSIGECMGELSETGSPGTLSMGFAGDTLNTAYYLRHSLGKDWQVDYVSAVGTDGLSDRMVDFLNNEGIGTEHVRRLADKTIGLYYITLKDGERSFTYWRNDSAAKRLASDPAALNHALEGADLAYWSGITLAILSNQDRLTLIEALGQFAGKGGTVVFDPNLRPRLWDNPETMRGWVHRAAAVSDLCLPSFEDEATWFGDADPTATAKRYQEEGARRVIVKNGADDVTFAASSGEVSRISVPSVKHLVDTTAAGDSFNAGYLASELNGASVQDAVSAGARLAGRVIGARGALVPNAVKPV; encoded by the coding sequence ATGGGACGGATCGTATCGATCGGCGAATGCATGGGCGAGTTGTCGGAGACGGGTTCGCCCGGCACCCTCAGCATGGGTTTTGCCGGAGATACGCTGAACACCGCCTATTATCTGCGTCACAGTCTGGGGAAGGACTGGCAGGTCGATTATGTGAGCGCCGTCGGCACCGACGGGCTCTCCGACAGGATGGTCGATTTCCTGAACAATGAGGGCATCGGGACCGAGCATGTCCGTCGCCTGGCCGACAAGACGATCGGGCTCTACTACATCACCTTGAAGGACGGTGAGCGCAGTTTCACCTATTGGCGCAACGACAGTGCCGCAAAGCGGCTCGCGAGTGATCCCGCAGCCCTCAATCACGCGCTCGAGGGTGCGGATCTCGCCTACTGGTCCGGTATCACACTGGCCATTCTCTCGAACCAGGATCGACTGACGCTGATTGAGGCGCTTGGCCAATTCGCGGGCAAGGGCGGCACTGTAGTTTTCGACCCCAATCTCCGGCCACGTCTCTGGGACAATCCCGAGACCATGCGCGGCTGGGTGCATCGTGCCGCGGCTGTCAGTGACCTCTGCCTCCCGTCATTCGAGGACGAGGCGACATGGTTTGGCGATGCCGATCCGACTGCGACGGCGAAACGTTACCAGGAGGAAGGGGCTCGAAGGGTCATCGTCAAGAACGGCGCCGATGACGTCACGTTTGCTGCCAGCAGTGGTGAAGTCTCCCGCATTTCGGTCCCATCGGTCAAGCATCTCGTCGATACGACCGCTGCCGGCGACAGTTTCAACGCGGGTTATCTCGCTTCAGAACTGAACGGCGCATCGGTTCAGGATGCGGTCTCTGCCGGTGCCAGACTGGCGGGCAGAGTGATCGGTGCCCGGGGAGCGCTGGTTCCGAACGCCGTGAAGCCGGTCTGA
- a CDS encoding GntR family transcriptional regulator, with the protein MPETEKHAGKMRTVPVEHHRGRTRDGRAATRIHAILQDEIVRLQLKPLDTLNEKQLGQRFGVSRTPVREALLRLADEGLVEIYPQSGTFVSRIPRRALYEAILIRKALEATTVSLAIAAMKDGSRLRSLEDNQSALIEAASAGDIPLFHRNDTEFHQLIADIAGYPGIWTVIAQVKVHIDRYRFITLPRTGRLDIVIAEHAAIIDGIRGGDDGAAVLAMSQHIGRMTEELDDIGDLDPELFIDA; encoded by the coding sequence ATGCCGGAGACAGAGAAGCACGCTGGGAAAATGCGCACCGTTCCCGTCGAACATCATCGCGGACGAACGCGTGACGGACGTGCCGCGACCCGGATCCATGCGATCTTGCAGGACGAAATCGTCCGCCTCCAGTTGAAGCCGCTGGACACCCTGAACGAGAAGCAGCTCGGTCAGCGCTTTGGCGTCAGCCGCACGCCGGTGCGTGAAGCTCTGCTGCGGCTGGCGGATGAGGGGCTCGTCGAGATCTATCCGCAGTCCGGCACATTCGTCTCCCGCATCCCCCGCCGTGCGCTGTATGAGGCGATCCTGATCCGCAAGGCGCTTGAGGCGACCACTGTCTCGCTCGCCATTGCCGCGATGAAGGATGGCAGCCGGTTGCGTTCGCTCGAAGACAATCAGTCGGCCTTGATAGAGGCGGCCAGTGCCGGAGATATTCCGCTTTTCCACCGGAACGACACCGAATTCCACCAGTTGATCGCCGATATCGCCGGCTACCCCGGGATCTGGACGGTGATCGCGCAGGTCAAGGTCCATATCGACCGCTATCGTTTCATCACTCTGCCTCGCACGGGGCGGCTGGATATCGTCATTGCCGAGCATGCAGCGATCATCGACGGGATCCGTGGAGGCGACGACGGCGCGGCGGTACTGGCCATGAGCCAGCATATCGGCCGCATGACCGAGGAGCTGGACGATATCGGGGATCTCGATCCCGAGCTTTTCATCGACGCCTAG
- a CDS encoding SDR family oxidoreductase, whose product MNAKYLVTGASGQLGQRVVHHLLETSGVAAGDIIAASRKPEQLADLAAKGVLVRRVDFDDAASMEAAFAEAEKVLIISTDTLDRPGHRLVQHRAAVAAAEKAGVAHLLYTSMPEPVNSALLFAPDHEGTEAAIEASSVPAWTILRNNWYFENVMMSAGPALASGHWYSAAGDGKVAHISRDDIGRATAAALVAADKEKTVYTLTGSSSYTHREMASVISAAAGKEITVIDVPVEGLVQGMVGAGLPEPVARVFASIDTMVGNGGLAGITGDFKTLTVTEPQSFESWVESQAEAFKSMIA is encoded by the coding sequence ATGAACGCGAAATATCTCGTCACCGGCGCATCGGGCCAGCTCGGCCAGCGCGTCGTCCATCATCTCCTTGAAACCTCGGGCGTAGCCGCAGGCGATATCATCGCTGCCAGCCGCAAGCCGGAGCAACTGGCAGACCTTGCTGCAAAGGGCGTGTTGGTGCGCCGGGTCGATTTCGACGATGCCGCATCGATGGAGGCCGCCTTCGCCGAAGCCGAAAAGGTGCTGATCATCAGCACGGACACGCTGGACCGTCCGGGACATCGTCTGGTTCAGCATCGCGCGGCCGTCGCCGCAGCTGAAAAGGCCGGTGTCGCCCATCTGCTTTACACCTCGATGCCAGAGCCAGTGAACTCAGCTCTGCTCTTCGCCCCCGACCACGAAGGGACGGAAGCGGCCATCGAAGCAAGCTCGGTGCCGGCCTGGACCATTCTGCGCAACAACTGGTATTTCGAAAACGTCATGATGAGCGCTGGCCCCGCACTTGCCTCGGGCCATTGGTATTCGGCGGCCGGTGACGGCAAGGTGGCACACATTTCACGCGATGACATCGGTCGCGCGACTGCTGCGGCGCTCGTCGCCGCAGACAAGGAAAAGACCGTCTACACGCTGACGGGTTCCTCTTCCTACACGCATCGCGAAATGGCGTCCGTCATCTCCGCTGCTGCCGGCAAGGAGATCACCGTGATCGATGTTCCGGTCGAAGGTCTCGTCCAGGGCATGGTCGGAGCCGGTCTGCCTGAACCCGTCGCGCGGGTCTTTGCCTCTATCGACACCATGGTCGGAAACGGCGGTCTGGCAGGCATCACCGGTGACTTCAAAACGCTGACGGTCACGGAGCCGCAGAGCTTCGAAAGCTGGGTAGAGAGCCAGGCCGAAGCCTTCAAATCCATGATCGC
- a CDS encoding winged helix-turn-helix transcriptional regulator, producing MAMIETPANTVFDAGNCPVRDVFSHIGDKWASLILQTLGYRAHRFGELKRAIPDISQAMLTGTLRSLQRDGLVHREVFPTQPPSVEYSLTELGQSLLGPVAALVVWTAEHHGRIREARALYDSDNPPVKKKVAAA from the coding sequence ATGGCCATGATCGAGACGCCGGCGAACACGGTTTTCGATGCCGGGAATTGCCCGGTTCGCGATGTCTTTTCCCATATCGGCGACAAGTGGGCTTCCCTTATCCTGCAGACGCTCGGCTACAGGGCACACCGTTTCGGCGAGCTGAAGCGGGCGATCCCGGACATTTCACAGGCGATGCTCACCGGAACATTGCGCAGCCTCCAGCGCGATGGTCTGGTTCATCGCGAGGTCTTCCCGACCCAACCACCAAGTGTCGAGTATAGCCTGACGGAGCTGGGACAATCCCTGCTGGGGCCCGTCGCGGCTCTGGTGGTCTGGACGGCTGAACATCACGGTCGCATCCGCGAGGCACGGGCTCTCTATGATTCCGACAATCCGCCCGTGAAGAAGAAGGTCGCAGCCGCCTGA
- a CDS encoding PAS domain-containing protein — MIDLIDQVHPEDRTFCEDIWSLIRSGVPVNRNFRIIRGDRTVRWIEFRSEVVLDAEQRPARAIGLLQDVSQQHESRQALDESTGRYRALIGTVATMEWRATAAGEPVFSHGWTALTGQRETDMLDGNWLSAVHPDDRDAVSAAWQQAVASLSPYRSDQRIRRADGEYEWFHARAVPVLHKGGRSHEWLGMIIRHQDFAMLGNRGSATDPTVTPMQIRAGRAMLQWTLEDLSRQSGVSVSSIRRIEGEGERSTRPASLSAIREAFEREGLAFSNGNTVSMQGFPRSGS; from the coding sequence ATGATCGACCTGATTGATCAGGTGCACCCCGAGGATCGCACATTCTGCGAAGATATATGGTCGCTGATACGCTCGGGCGTGCCGGTGAACCGGAATTTCCGCATCATCCGCGGTGACAGGACCGTGCGCTGGATCGAGTTTCGGTCCGAAGTGGTGCTCGACGCCGAGCAACGCCCGGCCCGCGCCATCGGGCTGCTGCAGGACGTTTCGCAACAGCATGAGAGCCGCCAGGCGCTGGATGAAAGCACCGGCCGCTACAGAGCATTGATCGGCACAGTCGCAACCATGGAATGGCGCGCGACGGCGGCTGGCGAGCCCGTGTTTTCCCATGGCTGGACGGCGCTGACCGGGCAGCGTGAAACAGACATGCTTGACGGGAACTGGCTGAGCGCGGTGCACCCCGATGATCGCGACGCGGTGAGCGCCGCCTGGCAACAAGCCGTGGCCTCACTCTCCCCCTATAGGTCCGATCAGCGCATCCGCCGAGCCGACGGGGAATATGAATGGTTTCATGCCCGCGCGGTGCCCGTCCTTCACAAAGGCGGACGCTCGCATGAATGGCTGGGCATGATCATCCGCCATCAGGACTTTGCCATGTTGGGCAATCGCGGATCTGCCACCGATCCCACGGTGACGCCGATGCAGATCCGGGCAGGACGTGCCATGTTGCAGTGGACCCTCGAAGATCTCTCCCGGCAGTCCGGCGTATCGGTCTCATCGATCAGGCGGATCGAGGGGGAGGGGGAGCGTTCGACACGGCCAGCCTCGCTCAGCGCGATCCGCGAGGCCTTCGAGCGCGAGGGCCTGGCGTTCAGCAATGGCAATACCGTGTCAATGCAGGGCTTCCCCAGGTCGGGGAGCTGA
- a CDS encoding TadE/TadG family type IV pilus assembly protein, whose translation MFRRFLCDRSGNFGVLTAILLVPVIGAAGLAIDISNALTVRSTLQAAADAAAIAAVAETSAGVMQAMQMKSDGQLSAAIADAKKVFLGHAKMSHHYELKNFDVEVVKSGTQLKAVFTFDATVPTTLARVMGQKDVTVSGKAEAVYQTDTFRDFYLLLDNTPSMGVGATPADVTKMVNNTSDKCAFACHIVKNGVEDTNSYYYLAKKLGVTIRIDVVAKATAALMDTAKKSRKSSNQYRMAVYTFGERAEDTKLLEVSALTDNLDQVQTKASKIGLMSIPWQGYDNDQQTDFDRALKSIGDLMGASGTGASASDPEKIVFFVSDGVGDAYKPSTCTKKTTNGRCQEPIDTTQCEALKKKGYRIAVLYTTYLPLPTNDWYKKWISPFQSEIPTRMQSCASPGLYFEVSPSEGIADAMNALFLKIVSTPRITS comes from the coding sequence ATGTTTAGACGATTTCTCTGCGACCGCAGTGGCAATTTCGGCGTCTTGACGGCTATCCTGCTTGTGCCCGTCATCGGAGCCGCGGGCCTCGCCATCGATATCAGCAACGCGCTGACAGTCCGAAGCACCCTGCAGGCAGCCGCCGACGCGGCTGCAATCGCAGCCGTTGCGGAAACCTCCGCCGGCGTCATGCAGGCGATGCAGATGAAATCCGACGGACAGCTGTCGGCAGCGATCGCAGATGCCAAGAAGGTGTTTCTCGGCCACGCCAAGATGTCTCACCACTACGAACTCAAGAATTTCGATGTGGAGGTCGTCAAGAGCGGAACTCAGTTGAAGGCCGTCTTCACCTTCGACGCGACCGTTCCGACCACACTGGCACGGGTCATGGGGCAAAAGGACGTGACCGTCAGCGGCAAGGCCGAAGCCGTCTATCAGACAGACACCTTCCGGGACTTCTACCTGCTTCTCGATAATACGCCGTCCATGGGTGTCGGAGCGACCCCGGCGGATGTCACAAAGATGGTCAACAACACCAGTGACAAGTGTGCGTTCGCTTGCCACATCGTCAAAAACGGTGTCGAGGACACGAACAGTTATTACTACCTCGCCAAGAAACTCGGCGTGACGATCCGCATCGATGTCGTTGCGAAGGCGACGGCGGCCTTGATGGATACGGCCAAGAAGTCGCGCAAGAGCTCCAATCAGTATCGCATGGCCGTCTACACCTTTGGCGAACGGGCCGAGGACACCAAGTTGCTGGAGGTCTCCGCGCTCACCGACAATCTCGATCAGGTTCAGACCAAGGCGTCCAAGATCGGGCTGATGTCGATCCCCTGGCAGGGCTATGACAACGACCAGCAGACCGATTTCGACCGCGCCCTCAAGAGTATCGGCGATCTCATGGGCGCGTCAGGCACCGGCGCTTCTGCGAGTGATCCGGAAAAGATCGTGTTCTTTGTCTCGGATGGCGTGGGTGACGCCTACAAGCCAAGCACCTGCACCAAGAAGACCACCAATGGGCGTTGTCAGGAGCCGATCGACACGACGCAATGCGAAGCCCTGAAGAAGAAGGGTTATCGCATCGCCGTTCTCTATACGACCTATCTGCCGCTTCCCACGAATGACTGGTACAAGAAATGGATAAGCCCGTTCCAGTCCGAAATCCCGACGCGGATGCAATCTTGCGCATCGCCGGGTCTCTATTTCGAGGTGAGCCCGAGCGAGGGCATCGCAGACGCCATGAATGCGCTGTTCCTCAAGATCGTCAGCACGCCCCGGATCACAAGCTGA